In the Vibrio gigantis genome, one interval contains:
- a CDS encoding Gfo/Idh/MocA family protein, with protein sequence MKTVAVIGLGNIATRHRRNLKLLFPQCRLLAMSASGRVPAEPVSDCDGVVSNIDDIIRSSAELVIVASPAPFHAEHTIPLLEAGIPTLIEKPVTTCVEEAKCLEAIVEKTQTPVAVGYCLRYLPSSLEVKAILDKGSIGELYNTYIEIGQYLPDWRPSKDYRSSVSANAELGGGALLELSHELDYAQWLLGDLTLQHAYLRSSDELSIEVEDLADIVTTTKSGALVNIHLDFLQRQAYRRCRFVGSKGTVEWDLIKNEVKQTNHTGESTVYSDPAWDKNKMYLNMLQDFINMIKDNKHSCIDLQQAGQTVELIETIKQYAKTQTKG encoded by the coding sequence TTGAAAACTGTTGCAGTCATTGGGTTAGGTAATATTGCTACCCGACATCGAAGAAATTTAAAGCTATTGTTTCCGCAGTGCAGATTACTGGCAATGTCGGCGAGTGGCAGAGTTCCAGCAGAACCTGTCTCTGATTGCGATGGAGTAGTCTCTAATATCGATGACATCATTCGCTCAAGCGCTGAACTTGTCATTGTTGCATCTCCTGCTCCTTTTCACGCTGAGCATACTATTCCTTTGCTGGAGGCGGGCATTCCAACCCTGATTGAAAAGCCAGTGACTACATGTGTTGAAGAGGCCAAGTGTTTAGAAGCTATTGTTGAAAAAACGCAAACTCCGGTTGCTGTCGGTTATTGTTTACGTTACTTGCCTTCAAGTTTGGAAGTAAAAGCTATATTAGACAAAGGGTCAATTGGAGAGCTTTACAATACGTATATTGAAATAGGGCAGTACCTACCTGATTGGCGTCCAAGTAAAGATTATCGAAGCAGCGTATCAGCCAATGCAGAGCTAGGCGGTGGAGCGTTGTTAGAGCTCAGCCACGAGTTAGACTATGCACAGTGGCTTCTTGGTGATTTAACCTTACAACACGCGTATCTGCGTTCTTCAGATGAACTGAGCATAGAGGTGGAAGATTTGGCTGATATTGTCACAACCACCAAGAGCGGTGCTTTGGTCAATATTCATTTGGATTTTTTACAACGCCAAGCATATCGACGTTGTCGCTTTGTAGGCAGTAAAGGCACGGTTGAATGGGACCTGATTAAAAATGAGGTTAAGCAGACTAACCATACTGGTGAAAGTACTGTTTATAGCGATCCGGCTTGGGACAAAAACAAAATGTACCTCAATATGTTGCAAGACTTCATCAATATGATCAAAGACAATAAGCATAGCTGTATCGACCTTCAACAGGCTGGTCAAACGGTCGAGTTAATCGAAACAATTAAGCAGTATGCCAAAACTCAAACCAAAGGCTAG
- a CDS encoding acylneuraminate cytidylyltransferase family protein — protein MKNYAFIFVRGGSKGLPGKNIKPLAGKPLLQYSIETAKACASISDVFVSTDDSEIAKVAVDCGATLIERPQELATDTSPEWLSWRHAVEWVQANYGDFAHFISLPATSPLRSVEDVESSILQLQKDSADICISVTPASRSPFFNMVKKDEHGLVELVNKPSGEVARRQDAPEVFDITTVVYATTPRFVLDNYGLFSGKVTSIEVPKERAVDIDDIYDFKLAEAIVMGEE, from the coding sequence ATGAAAAACTATGCATTTATTTTTGTTCGCGGGGGCTCTAAAGGCTTACCTGGCAAGAACATTAAACCACTTGCTGGAAAACCCCTATTGCAATATTCGATTGAAACAGCGAAAGCCTGTGCATCGATTAGCGATGTTTTTGTGTCTACTGATGATAGTGAAATTGCCAAAGTCGCCGTGGATTGTGGTGCAACATTGATCGAACGCCCACAAGAACTAGCAACAGACACAAGCCCTGAGTGGCTTTCATGGCGTCATGCTGTTGAGTGGGTACAAGCCAACTATGGCGACTTTGCTCACTTTATTAGTCTGCCAGCAACGAGTCCTTTACGCAGTGTTGAAGACGTGGAATCGTCAATTCTACAACTTCAGAAAGATTCCGCTGATATTTGTATTTCCGTGACTCCCGCAAGTCGCAGCCCATTTTTTAACATGGTAAAGAAAGATGAGCACGGCTTGGTTGAATTAGTGAATAAGCCAAGCGGTGAAGTGGCGAGACGACAAGATGCCCCAGAAGTGTTTGATATTACTACCGTTGTTTATGCGACAACCCCTCGCTTTGTATTGGATAATTACGGACTGTTCAGTGGTAAAGTGACGAGCATCGAGGTACCGAAGGAAAGGGCCGTAGATATCGATGATATTTATGATTTTAAACTAGCAGAAGCTATCGTTATGGGTGAAGAGTGA